Proteins from one Blattabacterium sp. (Blattella germanica) str. Bge genomic window:
- a CDS encoding flavodoxin domain-containing protein, giving the protein MFSFLKFNEMLSESNNKTFIKLIKESSQEEIIWMCGYMSGLLSYQKYSSDVLDQKELKKEEKITLVYGTETGNAKNLAFDIYQKAKNKKLQMKLISLDQYRLQDLEKENYLFVIISTHGEGEPPSSAKSFFDFIHKNQTICLNNLKYSVLALGDKSYSYFCKAGVDIDKRLNDVGGRRIIPLYKCDVDYETEANKWFLEILNFFTKKKYKSENRRERICGTIFNNILLNDKERGSNKENHHIEISVPNEIQYLPGDSIGVFPENPSNEIHDIIKWIDKNIRNKLEEKELKNNLFNLFKKKLNIFCLSDNFLKKYSFLSEKKDIPFNKKWKLIDLLKEFPIKKEFYLKDLIKIMDPIKPRLYSISSSPKAHENEIHITVSRHSFQFNGETVYGHCSDFLSKLKKGDELSFFIYRNQLFRLPKNSDKDIILIGPGTGIAPFRSFLYEREAMEATGKNWLFFGDQHFYTDFLYQTEIQSWKTKGILNRVSLSFSRDQKNKKIYVQDKIWENRIEFFSWIKNGAYVYVCGKKTPMSVDVEKMIYRVIDEVGGCDPEFFIKKMKKDGRYLKDVY; this is encoded by the coding sequence ATGTTCTCTTTTCTAAAATTCAATGAAATGTTATCTGAATCAAATAATAAAACATTTATTAAGTTAATAAAAGAATCTTCTCAAGAAGAGATTATTTGGATGTGTGGCTATATGTCTGGGTTATTATCTTATCAAAAATATTCTTCTGATGTTTTGGATCAAAAAGAATTAAAAAAAGAAGAAAAAATTACGTTGGTTTATGGAACAGAAACAGGAAATGCCAAAAATTTAGCTTTTGACATTTATCAAAAAGCTAAAAATAAAAAATTGCAAATGAAATTGATAAGTTTAGATCAATATCGTTTGCAAGATTTAGAAAAAGAAAATTATTTATTTGTAATAATTAGTACACATGGAGAAGGAGAACCTCCTTCTTCTGCAAAATCTTTTTTTGATTTTATTCATAAAAACCAAACAATTTGTCTAAATAACTTGAAATATAGTGTTTTAGCGTTGGGGGATAAGTCTTATTCTTACTTTTGTAAAGCTGGAGTAGATATAGATAAACGTTTGAATGATGTAGGAGGTAGAAGAATCATACCATTGTATAAATGTGATGTAGATTATGAAACAGAAGCGAATAAATGGTTTTTAGAAATTTTGAATTTTTTTACAAAAAAAAAATATAAATCAGAAAATAGAAGGGAAAGAATCTGTGGAACAATTTTTAACAATATCCTCTTAAATGATAAAGAAAGAGGATCTAATAAAGAAAATCATCATATTGAAATTTCTGTTCCAAATGAGATTCAATATCTTCCTGGTGATTCTATAGGGGTATTTCCTGAAAATCCTTCCAATGAAATACATGATATTATAAAATGGATTGATAAGAATATAAGAAACAAATTAGAAGAAAAAGAATTGAAAAACAATCTGTTTAATCTTTTTAAAAAAAAATTGAACATTTTTTGTTTATCAGATAATTTTTTAAAAAAGTATTCTTTTTTATCTGAAAAAAAAGATATTCCTTTTAATAAAAAATGGAAATTAATTGATCTTTTAAAAGAATTTCCTATAAAAAAAGAATTTTATTTAAAGGATTTAATAAAAATAATGGATCCTATTAAACCAAGATTATATTCTATCTCCTCTTCTCCTAAGGCTCATGAAAATGAAATACATATTACTGTATCTCGCCATAGTTTTCAATTTAATGGAGAAACTGTGTATGGTCATTGTTCCGATTTTTTATCCAAATTAAAGAAAGGAGATGAATTATCTTTTTTTATTTATAGAAATCAATTGTTTAGATTACCTAAAAATTCGGATAAAGATATTATTCTTATTGGACCTGGAACTGGAATAGCTCCTTTTCGTTCTTTTTTATATGAAAGAGAAGCAATGGAAGCTACAGGAAAAAATTGGTTGTTTTTTGGAGATCAACATTTTTATACAGATTTCTTATATCAAACAGAAATTCAAAGTTGGAAAACTAAAGGAATTCTTAATCGTGTCAGTCTTTCTTTTTCAAGAGATCAAAAGAATAAAAAAATATATGTACAAGATAAAATATGGGAAAATCGTATAGAATTCTTTTCATGGATAAAAAATGGAGCATACGTTTATGTTTGTGGAAAAAAAACTCCTATGAGTGTAGATGTTGAAAAAATGATCTATCGTGTCATAGATGAAGTAGGAGGATGTGATCCAGAATTTTTTATAAAAAAAATGAAAAAAGATGGAAGATATTTAAAAGACGTATACTAA
- the cobA gene encoding uroporphyrinogen-III C-methyltransferase encodes MIKKVIFISAGPGDPDLITVKALNHLKKSEIVLVDRLVSPEIIKKYSNYKRKFIFVGKNSTRRTSFSQNRINEILIDYALKGKYVVRLKGGDVSIFSNIMDELVELKKYNIPYEIIPGITSAIGAAAYAGIPLTARGYASSVRFITLHNPDSINFNQWIDFIKTQDTLVFYMCIKKLYEIFDKLTKNKNYFGMNKLVAIIEQATTPMQRVYTSHLYNCKNLIKEKNNFMSPSLVIVGKIVVLHHYFKWFFNSNVLDKKNYFE; translated from the coding sequence ATGATAAAAAAAGTAATTTTTATTTCAGCAGGTCCAGGAGATCCTGATTTGATTACTGTCAAAGCTCTTAATCATTTAAAAAAATCAGAAATAGTTTTAGTAGATCGTCTTGTCAGTCCTGAAATCATTAAAAAATATTCTAACTATAAAAGAAAATTCATTTTTGTAGGAAAAAATTCCACACGAAGAACTTCTTTTTCTCAAAATAGGATCAATGAAATATTGATTGATTATGCTTTGAAAGGAAAATATGTAGTTAGATTAAAAGGAGGAGATGTATCTATTTTTTCCAATATTATGGATGAATTGGTGGAATTAAAAAAATATAATATTCCTTATGAAATTATTCCAGGGATTACTTCAGCTATAGGAGCTGCAGCTTATGCCGGGATACCTCTTACAGCAAGAGGATATGCATCTAGTGTCCGTTTTATTACTCTTCATAATCCAGATTCTATCAATTTCAATCAGTGGATAGATTTTATAAAAACTCAGGATACTTTGGTTTTTTATATGTGCATTAAAAAATTATATGAAATATTTGATAAACTGACAAAAAATAAAAATTATTTTGGCATGAACAAATTAGTAGCTATAATAGAACAAGCTACTACTCCAATGCAAAGAGTGTATACAAGTCATCTTTACAATTGCAAAAATTTAATAAAAGAAAAAAATAATTTTATGTCTCCTTCTTTAGTTATTGTAGGAAAAATAGTGGTTTTGCATCATTATTTTAAATGGTTTTTTAATTCTAATGTTTTAGATAAAAAAAATTATTTTGAGTGA
- a CDS encoding sulfite exporter TauE/SafE family protein produces MSYFLHVLTKSIFYQKILDHLNQSFLYLMFTGFFAQLVDGAIGMGYGLTCTTILLSLGIPLPSISASIHTAEIFSSGISGFSHYKMGNVNKKLFKILLIPGVLGSIIGAFLLSKFGEYYAFYIKPMLASYTFFLGVKILLKTWKKDHQKTKKIGWLAGCGGFLDSFVGGGWGPFVTSTLISKGRTPKYVIGSVSLSEFFVTFSSALTFFSLLGINYWKIVFGLVFGGLFAAPLAAKISGKLPIKIMCFSIGILVIIWSVRILYNCFSIEFFV; encoded by the coding sequence ATGAGTTATTTTTTACATGTTTTAACAAAAAGTATTTTTTATCAAAAAATATTGGATCATTTGAATCAAAGTTTTTTGTATCTAATGTTTACGGGTTTTTTTGCACAACTTGTTGATGGAGCTATAGGAATGGGGTATGGATTAACTTGTACAACTATACTACTTTCTTTAGGAATTCCTCTTCCTTCAATAAGTGCTAGTATACACACGGCGGAGATATTTTCTAGTGGAATATCTGGATTTAGTCACTATAAAATGGGAAATGTAAATAAAAAATTATTTAAGATATTGCTTATCCCAGGAGTTTTAGGTTCTATTATTGGAGCTTTTTTACTTTCTAAATTTGGAGAATATTACGCTTTTTATATTAAACCAATGTTAGCATCTTATACTTTTTTTTTGGGAGTGAAAATTTTGTTAAAAACATGGAAAAAAGATCATCAAAAAACTAAAAAAATAGGATGGCTTGCGGGATGTGGAGGTTTTTTAGATTCTTTTGTAGGTGGAGGATGGGGTCCTTTTGTTACTAGTACTTTAATATCAAAGGGAAGAACTCCAAAATATGTTATAGGATCGGTTAGTTTATCTGAATTTTTTGTAACTTTTTCAAGTGCTTTAACTTTTTTTTCTTTATTGGGAATAAACTACTGGAAAATAGTTTTTGGATTAGTTTTTGGAGGTTTATTTGCAGCTCCTTTAGCCGCAAAAATATCCGGTAAACTTCCTATAAAAATAATGTGTTTTTCTATAGGAATTTTGGTAATTATATGGAGCGTGAGAATTTTATACAATTGTTTTTCAATTGAGTTTTTTGTTTAA
- a CDS encoding bifunctional precorrin-2 dehydrogenase/sirohydrochlorin ferrochelatase yields MINKDNNKLFPIFLHLEKLSLLIIGGGKTALEKLNVILKNSPDTKINLIADQIDHKIYKIAKLFRVIRLTKKFYVSSDLENVDVIIIAVNDPILSEKIKKDAKKMHRLVNVPDVPDLCDFYMGSIVQKGNLKIAISTNGKSPTIAKRLKEIFIDVLPHELDDVLINMYQIRKKLKGNFEYKVKMLNSITEKWLMDRTSLKKKELQKI; encoded by the coding sequence ATGATAAATAAAGACAACAATAAATTGTTTCCTATTTTTTTACATTTAGAAAAACTTTCTCTTTTAATTATTGGTGGAGGAAAAACTGCTTTAGAAAAATTAAATGTTATATTAAAGAATAGTCCTGATACAAAAATCAATTTAATAGCAGATCAAATAGATCATAAAATTTATAAAATTGCTAAACTATTCAGAGTTATAAGATTAACTAAAAAATTTTATGTTTCTTCTGATTTGGAAAATGTGGACGTTATTATTATTGCTGTAAATGATCCTATTTTAAGTGAAAAAATAAAAAAAGATGCAAAAAAAATGCATAGATTAGTCAATGTCCCAGATGTTCCTGATCTTTGTGATTTTTATATGGGATCTATTGTACAAAAAGGGAATTTAAAGATAGCTATTTCTACTAATGGAAAATCTCCTACAATAGCTAAACGTTTGAAAGAAATTTTTATAGATGTGTTACCACATGAACTAGATGATGTTTTGATAAATATGTATCAAATACGAAAAAAATTAAAAGGAAATTTTGAATATAAAGTGAAAATGCTCAATTCAATAACTGAAAAATGGTTGATGGATAGAACCTCATTGAAAAAAAAAGAGTTACAAAAAATTTAA
- a CDS encoding 2-hydroxyacid dehydrogenase has protein sequence MIKRILILEKNHPFIIYKLKKEGFICDENYYDSTNEIDPFVYDGLILRSRLKIDKKFIKKAKNLKFIARIGSGIENIDTDYVLKKGIVLISSPEGNKDAVAEHAIGMLLCAMNHILRSHQQIKKGKWYRENNRGMEIMEKTIGIIGYGNTGKAFAKKLSGFDAKILCYDILPKIGDAYAKQVDMSTIFKKSDIISLHVPYTKETKGMINYDFIKKFCKPFYFINTSRGGCVITNHLIKALKDGKIHGACLDVLEYENFSFENIFHHHKLPKNFFEMIHSNKIILTPHIAGWTKESKYKMDKKIVEKIILLNKKLN, from the coding sequence ATGATCAAAAGAATATTAATTTTAGAAAAAAATCATCCTTTTATTATATACAAACTAAAAAAAGAAGGATTTATTTGTGATGAAAATTATTATGATTCAACCAATGAAATTGATCCATTTGTATATGATGGTTTAATTTTAAGAAGCAGACTAAAAATAGATAAAAAATTTATTAAGAAAGCTAAAAACTTAAAATTTATAGCCAGAATCGGATCTGGAATAGAGAATATAGATACAGATTATGTTTTAAAAAAAGGGATTGTTTTGATTTCTTCTCCAGAAGGAAATAAAGATGCTGTAGCAGAACATGCTATAGGAATGCTTTTATGTGCCATGAACCATATTCTTAGATCTCATCAACAAATCAAAAAAGGAAAATGGTATAGAGAAAATAATAGAGGAATGGAAATTATGGAAAAAACAATAGGAATTATTGGATATGGAAATACTGGAAAAGCTTTTGCAAAAAAACTTTCAGGATTTGATGCCAAAATATTATGTTATGATATTTTGCCTAAAATTGGGGATGCTTATGCAAAACAAGTAGACATGAGTACAATTTTTAAAAAATCAGATATAATTAGTTTGCATGTTCCTTATACAAAAGAAACAAAAGGAATGATTAATTATGATTTTATAAAAAAATTTTGCAAACCTTTTTATTTCATAAATACTTCTCGTGGAGGATGTGTTATTACAAATCATTTAATCAAAGCATTAAAAGACGGAAAGATACATGGAGCCTGTTTAGATGTATTAGAGTATGAAAATTTTTCTTTTGAAAATATTTTTCATCATCATAAACTTCCTAAGAATTTTTTTGAGATGATTCATTCTAATAAAATCATATTAACCCCACATATTGCTGGATGGACTAAAGAATCTAAATATAAGATGGATAAAAAAATTGTCGAAAAAATTATTTTATTAAACAAAAAACTCAATTGA
- a CDS encoding NADPH-dependent assimilatory sulfite reductase hemoprotein subunit, whose protein sequence is MKTSSRITKEEKIKKESIGLRGTILNSLLDELSGGLYDKDQVIIKFHGLYQQDDRDVREDRSKKKLERLYSFMIRLRIPGGFINHKQWIAIHNISEENSTGVIKITTRQTIQLHGLIKSKIRPTIQSFNIHKLDSIATCGDVNRNVVCSTYIDNKYSREEILNYATKISNVLLPKTRAYYEIWLNAKKIYEKKEEKDSLYKETYLPRKFKIAIAIPPNNDVDVFANDIGLIAILDKKSKNLKGFNISVGGGLSTTHGNSKTYSRLGTIIGFSDSENKILKIIYEILTIQRDYGNRGDRKLARLKYTIDNYGINWFKNELENRIGFSLEKEKPFLFTERRDYFGWIQDNQKLWNYTFFIENGLIFDNKNLKLKSALLKIAKHEICSFSFTCNQNLTLTHIDEKNKNKIQSILLEYGIHDYMNQLSFIRKNSMACVAFNTCPLALAEGQRYLPSLISKIEIILKKYKLEKEDIIIRMTGCPNGCSRPYLAEIGLIGVSYGKYNLYLGANHEGTRLNKLYKKNMDESSILKELDLIFSCFQTEKFSGERFGNFSIRKKWVV, encoded by the coding sequence ATGAAAACATCTAGTCGTATAACAAAAGAAGAAAAAATAAAAAAAGAAAGCATAGGACTTAGAGGAACCATTTTAAATAGTTTACTAGATGAATTATCTGGAGGCCTTTATGATAAAGATCAAGTAATTATTAAATTTCATGGTTTATATCAACAAGATGATAGAGATGTTAGAGAAGATCGATCAAAAAAGAAATTAGAAAGGTTATATTCTTTTATGATCCGTTTAAGAATTCCAGGAGGTTTTATTAATCATAAACAATGGATAGCAATTCATAATATTTCAGAAGAAAATTCAACTGGAGTTATAAAAATAACTACAAGACAAACAATTCAATTACATGGATTGATAAAATCTAAGATAAGACCAACTATTCAATCTTTTAATATTCATAAATTGGATTCTATTGCTACCTGTGGAGATGTTAATAGAAATGTAGTATGCAGTACCTACATAGATAACAAATACTCTCGTGAAGAAATTTTGAATTATGCTACTAAAATTAGTAATGTGTTGCTTCCTAAAACAAGAGCTTATTATGAAATTTGGTTAAATGCAAAAAAAATATATGAAAAAAAAGAGGAAAAAGATTCTCTTTACAAAGAGACTTATTTACCTAGAAAATTCAAAATAGCTATAGCTATTCCTCCTAATAATGATGTAGATGTTTTTGCTAATGATATAGGTTTAATTGCTATTCTTGATAAGAAATCTAAAAATTTAAAAGGCTTTAATATATCTGTAGGAGGGGGGTTATCTACTACTCATGGAAATTCTAAAACTTATTCTAGGTTAGGAACTATAATTGGATTTTCCGATTCTGAAAATAAAATATTAAAAATAATATATGAAATTTTAACTATTCAACGTGATTATGGAAATAGAGGCGATCGTAAATTAGCTCGTTTAAAATATACTATAGATAATTATGGAATCAATTGGTTTAAAAATGAATTAGAAAATAGAATTGGATTTTCTTTAGAAAAAGAAAAACCTTTTCTTTTTACAGAAAGACGTGATTATTTTGGTTGGATTCAGGATAATCAAAAATTATGGAATTATACATTTTTTATAGAAAATGGATTAATTTTTGACAATAAAAACTTAAAATTAAAATCTGCTTTGCTAAAAATAGCAAAACATGAAATATGTAGTTTTTCATTCACTTGTAATCAAAATTTGACATTAACTCATATTGATGAAAAAAATAAAAATAAAATACAATCTATTCTCTTAGAATATGGAATTCATGATTACATGAATCAGTTGTCTTTTATAAGAAAAAATTCTATGGCTTGCGTTGCTTTTAATACATGTCCTCTAGCCTTAGCAGAAGGACAACGTTATTTGCCTAGTTTGATATCTAAAATAGAAATTATTTTGAAGAAATATAAATTGGAAAAAGAAGATATAATTATTCGTATGACCGGATGTCCTAATGGTTGTTCTCGTCCTTATTTAGCTGAAATTGGATTAATAGGAGTTTCTTATGGAAAATATAATCTCTATTTAGGTGCTAATCATGAAGGAACACGTTTGAATAAACTCTACAAAAAAAATATGGATGAATCTTCTATTTTAAAAGAACTTGATTTAATTTTTAGTTGTTTTCAAACAGAAAAGTTTTCAGGAGAAAGATTTGGAAATTTTTCTATTAGAAAAAAATGGGTAGTTTAA
- a CDS encoding serine O-acetyltransferase, translating to MLDFLNIIFEYNKKRNFFPKKKKSEFFVETLFHFLFTPDREFLKNAILFKENYKKLINFLYEIFIELNIDPKNSDNLSRKFFEEVPNIYKTLIIDANAILESDPAATVVEEIFLSYPGFFATALYRIAHQLWIQKIPIIPRLITEYAHSKTGVDIHASAEIGSAFAIDHGTGIVIGSSTKIGNKVKIYQGVTLGAIHVDKKLSNQKRHPTIEDQVTIYAGATILGGDTIVGHDCVIGGNVWLTRSVPPFSIVYQKSEIKMRNNSPFPDPIDFMIIKKKK from the coding sequence ATGTTAGATTTTTTAAATATTATTTTTGAATATAACAAAAAAAGAAATTTTTTTCCTAAAAAGAAAAAATCTGAGTTTTTTGTGGAAACTTTGTTTCATTTTCTATTTACTCCTGATAGAGAGTTTTTAAAAAATGCTATTTTATTTAAAGAGAATTACAAAAAATTGATAAATTTTTTGTACGAAATTTTTATAGAATTGAATATTGATCCAAAAAATTCTGATAATCTTTCTAGAAAATTTTTTGAGGAGGTTCCCAATATTTATAAAACATTGATAATAGATGCTAATGCTATATTGGAATCTGATCCTGCTGCTACAGTTGTAGAAGAAATTTTTCTTTCTTATCCTGGTTTTTTTGCTACTGCATTATACAGAATAGCTCATCAATTATGGATTCAGAAAATTCCAATTATTCCAAGATTGATTACAGAATATGCACATAGTAAAACCGGAGTAGATATTCATGCCTCTGCAGAAATAGGAAGTGCTTTTGCTATTGATCATGGAACTGGAATAGTTATAGGTTCCAGTACAAAAATAGGAAACAAAGTAAAAATCTATCAAGGGGTAACTTTGGGAGCTATTCATGTGGATAAAAAATTATCGAATCAAAAACGTCATCCTACTATAGAAGATCAAGTTACTATTTATGCAGGAGCTACTATTTTAGGAGGAGATACCATAGTAGGTCACGATTGTGTCATTGGAGGAAATGTTTGGTTAACACGAAGTGTTCCTCCTTTTTCTATTGTATATCAAAAAAGCGAGATAAAAATGAGAAATAATAGTCCTTTTCCTGATCCTATTGATTTTATGATAATAAAAAAAAAAAAATGA
- the cysK gene encoding cysteine synthase A — translation MKVDSILKTIGNTPHVRLKKLYPNHRVWIKLEKNNPGGSIKDRIALSMIEDAEQKKIIHKGDIIIEPTSGNTGIGLAMVCAVKDYRLILVMPESMSVERRKLFSIFGAKFVLTPREEGMKGAIKKAEELVDTIPNSWMPKQFDNISNPNIHKNTTAKEIIKAFPEGIDYLITGVGTGGHITGIGEILKNKFPNIKIFSVEPVESPVIFGGEANPHFLQGLGAGFIPSILNVKILDGTFLVSKEEAFTYVRKMAKQEGILVGISTGAVLSAIDQELSSFSEKSIILTLNYDTGERYLSVDNLF, via the coding sequence ATGAAAGTTGATAGCATTTTAAAAACTATTGGAAATACACCTCATGTTCGTCTTAAAAAATTATATCCAAATCACCGAGTTTGGATAAAATTAGAAAAAAATAATCCAGGAGGAAGTATAAAAGATAGAATTGCTCTGTCGATGATAGAAGATGCTGAACAGAAAAAAATCATTCATAAAGGAGATATAATCATAGAACCTACTTCTGGAAATACAGGAATAGGATTAGCTATGGTTTGCGCTGTAAAAGATTATCGTTTAATCTTAGTAATGCCAGAATCTATGAGTGTTGAAAGAAGAAAATTATTTTCTATTTTCGGAGCAAAATTTGTACTAACTCCAAGAGAAGAAGGAATGAAAGGTGCTATTAAAAAAGCAGAAGAACTAGTTGATACTATTCCTAATTCTTGGATGCCAAAACAATTTGATAACATATCTAATCCTAATATTCATAAAAATACAACGGCAAAAGAAATTATAAAAGCTTTTCCTGAAGGAATAGATTATTTGATTACAGGAGTTGGAACTGGAGGTCATATCACTGGAATAGGAGAAATATTAAAAAATAAATTTCCGAATATAAAAATTTTTTCCGTAGAACCAGTGGAATCTCCAGTTATATTTGGAGGAGAAGCCAATCCACATTTTTTACAAGGATTGGGAGCCGGATTTATTCCTTCTATTTTAAATGTAAAAATATTAGATGGAACTTTTTTAGTTTCTAAAGAAGAAGCATTTACTTATGTTCGTAAAATGGCAAAACAGGAAGGAATTCTTGTTGGAATTTCCACAGGTGCAGTTTTATCTGCCATAGATCAAGAATTATCGAGCTTTTCGGAAAAATCCATAATATTGACGTTGAATTATGATACTGGGGAAAGATATTTATCAGTTGATAATCTTTTTTGA